GGCTACAAAGCTATGATGAAGAACTCAGACTATAGTGTCTACCTAGAGCAGACCAAGCTCCTCAAGGAGATCTACCTCTGTCGCAATATGAATCACCGAGGCAGTATACAGACACCCTATGCTCAGGACACTCTAGAGCACATCCTCGCGCACCAGTCGGTCTACTACCTCAAGTTCCTAGGCGCCCTGACACAGTTCGTAGAGCAGATCAAAGAGGGATGGCCAACCATACCTTCCACACTCAGCTACGCCCAGACGCTCCCTTAATAAGTCAAACTTATATCGGATTAGAGGTTAGGGATTAGATCGTTCCGATGGCTCTGATTCACTCCGATAGCTCTAGCAAACAGCCAACAGCAAGCACAAGGCGGACTAGACACGTGGTCTAGCCCGCCTTGTGCGTTATTGCTATGTTGTGTCTAGCGGATTACTTGTGATAGACGCGTACCTCGGTGATCACCCCCTGAGGTGTGATGTAGACGTACTCATCACGATCACCTCGCCACTCTATCTCAAAGCGATAGTAAGAGCCCTGAGGCATCTCGATGAAGTCGATATCGTCAATACGTGCATTGGGATACTTCTGTTGGAGTGCCTTCATGACGACTCCAGGGACGTTTCTCTGAGCCACCTCCCAGCTCGTGGAGACCCACTCACAGGACTTGGTGAAGAGTACCTCCTTTTTCTTTTTATCGTGCCGTATCTCCACCTCGACCATGCCATCGTCGTAGTCCACCTCTAGGATGCGGGCGTTGGCATAGCGATCATTCAGGGTCTTCATACATTGCTCACTGAGGTGCCAGTCCTTCGTTTGGCCACAAGAGGCAAAGAGAGCTACACTGCAAGTCATCAGGAGCGCTATAAATAGAATTTTTTTCATAGGTTCGTTATAGGGTTATTAGATTAGTAGTACTGAAGGGGGTACGAAAGATCTCCTCCCTCTCTCAACCACAAAGATAAGGCTAATTTCTCAATCACCACCGCCCCTCTTGGTATCTCACTAATTGCTATCTTTGTATGCATAACGACTGATGACACTATGGATACAAGAAGACAACAGAAGATAGCACGACTGATACAGAAGGAGATGGGAGAGATATTTCGCCCACTGACGCAGCAACTGCGGGGAGTGCTCGTGAGCGTCACCCTAGTGCGTGTCACCTCCGACCTGAGCAGAGCTCATATTTACCTGAGTATCTTCCCCTCAGAGCGTGCTGACGAACTTCTTAAGTACATACAGGACAACGCTGGTAGCTACCGCTACGAGCTGGGACAGCGCACAGGCAAGCAGCTACGAGTCATCCCCGAGATGGAGTACCATATAGATGACTCGCTAGACTATCTGGAGCGTATCGACAAGCTACTAGAGCAATAGCTTACGCTCTCTAGCTCACTTTTTCGCTAGCTCCACACGATGCGTCTGCCCTTCTTTATCGCTTGGCGATACCTCTTTGCCCACAAGAAGCTGGGTGCTATCAATATAGTCACCCGCGTGAGCGTG
The sequence above is a segment of the Porphyromonas vaginalis genome. Coding sequences within it:
- a CDS encoding PepSY-like domain-containing protein; protein product: MKKILFIALLMTCSVALFASCGQTKDWHLSEQCMKTLNDRYANARILEVDYDDGMVEVEIRHDKKKKEVLFTKSCEWVSTSWEVAQRNVPGVVMKALQQKYPNARIDDIDFIEMPQGSYYRFEIEWRGDRDEYVYITPQGVITEVRVYHK
- the rbfA gene encoding 30S ribosome-binding factor RbfA, producing MDTRRQQKIARLIQKEMGEIFRPLTQQLRGVLVSVTLVRVTSDLSRAHIYLSIFPSERADELLKYIQDNAGSYRYELGQRTGKQLRVIPEMEYHIDDSLDYLERIDKLLEQ